A window from Culex pipiens pallens isolate TS chromosome 3, TS_CPP_V2, whole genome shotgun sequence encodes these proteins:
- the LOC120417673 gene encoding uncharacterized protein LOC120417673, producing the protein MFHKLKKFIAKQKVKFGTTGPGQQLNSETPAPSSSLSKSGNSSSKDVCVPSKRKELSSEAKAAALARIEGRDKKELNTSLAAIQALVRRELEVERKVKRNTGTAATGYSTSGLSENERKDLAVQGVYFRYPREGTQNYE; encoded by the coding sequence ATGTTCCACAAGCTTAAGAAATTCATCGCCAAGCAGAAAGTAAAGTTCGGTACCACTGGACCGGGTCAACAGCTAAACTCGGAAACTCCAGCACCCTCGTCTAGTTTGAGCAAGTCCGGCAACAGTAGCAGCAAGGATGTGTGCGTTCCATCGAAGCGAAAGGAACTGTCCAGTGAGGCGAAAGCCGCTGCACTAGCCCGGATTGAAGGCCGGGACAAAAAGGAGTTAAACACTTCCCTGGCGGCCATCCAAGCGCTGGTGCGACGCGAACTTGAAGTCGAACGAAAAGTCAAAAGGAACACGGGAACAGCCGCGACTGGGTACAGCACGAGCGGTTTGTCGGAAAATGAGCGCAAAGACTTGGCCGTGCAGGGAGTTTATTTCCGGTATCCGCGAGAAGGTACTCAAAATTacgaataa